In the genome of Streptomyces violaceoruber, the window TCATGGTGGTCAGCGCCTCTCTGTTCCTGCTCGTGTCACACGTCCTGGTGACGCCTTCGAGGCTGCCGCGCCCCAATCAGCAACGGATCAGCAGCCGGCCGGCGACCGACCGGCGACCGACCGGCAGCCGGCCGACGACCGACCGGGTACCGGCCCGCACGCGTACCGTGGTGATCGCACACGCGGTGGCGGATCGGAGCGGACGGAACACGGACATGGAAGCGGTCACGTTCGGTGTGCTCGGAGCGGTCACCGCCCGGCGCGGCTCCCACGCCCTCGCCCTCAAGGGCCCCCGGCACCACGCCGTGCTCGCCCGGCTGATCCTGGCCCGGCGGCGGGTCGTCCCCGTCGCCCGCCTGGTCGAGGACCTGTGGGACGCCCCGCCGCCGCGGGCCGTCGGAGCGGTGCGCACCTTCGTCGGCGACCTGCGCCGCGCCCTGGAACCCGACCGGCCGCCGCGCGCCCCCGCCCGGCTGCTGGTCACCGAGGGACCGGGCTACGCCCTGCGCGCGGCGCCGGACACCGTGGACGCGTGGCGCTTCGAGGCCGCCGTCGCCGAGGCGGACCGGCTGCCGGCCGCTCAGGCCCCCGAGCGGCTGCGGGCGGCGCTGGGGGAGTGGCGGGGACCCGCCTACGCCGGGTTCGGCGCGGCGGACTGGGCCCGCGGCGAACGCTCCCGGCTCACCGAGCTGCGGCTGCGCGCCGTCGAGCGGCGCGCGGAGCTGCTCGTGGAACTCGGGCGCGCCGCCGAGGCCGTCCCCGACCTGGACGCGCACCTCACCGAGCACCCCTGGCGCGAGGAGTCCTGGCGGCTGCTCGCGCTCGCCCTGTACCGGACCGGACGGCAGGCGGACGCCCTCGCCGTGCTGCGCCGGGCCCGCGCCCTGCTGGCCGGGCGGCTCGGCATCGACCCGGGCCCGCGGCTGCGCCGCCTGGAGGCCGGCATCCTCGCCCAGGACCCGGACCTGGACCCGCCCGGCGAACCGGCCGACCCGGCGGCCCGGCTGTGGGCCCGCGCGACCGAGGCGTACGACCGCACGGTCGCCGCCGGCTCCCGGGCCCGCCTGGAATCCACCGTCGGCCTGCTGCGAAGCCTCGCGGTCACCGGCGGCGGTGGCCTGGAGGCCGCCCGGGAGCACCGGATGACGGCGGTCCAGGCGGCGGAGGAGACGGGCGACGCGGAACTGACCGCCCGGGTGATCGGTGCCTACGACGTCCCCGCCAACTGGACCCGCAGCGACGACCCCGCCCTGGCGCGGCGCCTCGTCGACGCCGCCGAGCGCACCCTCGGCGCCCTGCCCGAGGGTCCCGCCACCGAGGCGGCACGCTGCCGTCTGCTGGCCACGGTCGCCCTGGAGTCGCGGGGCGTGCGTTCCCCGCGAGGGCCGCGGGCCGCCGCCGAGGCCGAGGGCATCGCCCGCCGCCTGGACGACCCCGCCCTGCTCGCGTTCGCCCTCAACGGCGTCTTCATGCAGTCCTGCACCCGAGCCGGACTGGCGCCGCGCCGGGACACCATCGGCGCCGAACTCATCGCCCTCGGCGCCCGGCACGGCCTGGTCAACTACGAGGTGCTCGGCCATCTGATCCGGCTCCAGGCCCGCTCGGCGCGCGCCGACTTCACGGCCGCCGACGAGCACGCGACGACCGTGGACCGCCTCGCCGAACGGCACGAACGGCCCCTCGTGGCCGTCTTCACCGCCTGGTACCTGGCCCTGCGCCGGGCCGCCACCGCCGGCCCGTCCGCCGGTTCCCACGACAGCGCCGAGGCCGCCTACCGGTCGGCCGCCGCCCGGCTCGACGGCGCGGGGATGCCCGGCCTGGAACGCGGGCTCCTGCACCTCGCCCTGCTCGGCCTGCGCCTGGCCCACGGCCGGCCCGCGGAGGTGGACCCGGGAGCGGACTGGGGACCGTACCGTCCCTGGGCCGAGCCCTTCGCCCTGCTGGCCGAGGGCCGCGGCACCGAGGCCCGAAACGCCCTGCGGGCCCTGGCCGAACCGCCGCCCGACCTCCTCTACGAGGCGCTGTGCTGCGCCGAGGCCGCGCTCGCCCTCGCCCTCGACGACCGCCCGGCGCTGCGGCGGACCCACGACAGGCTGCTGCCCGCGTCCGGTGAACTCGCGGGCGCGGGCAGCGGGCTGCTCACCTTCGGTCCGGTCGACGGCTGGCTCGGCGCGATCCGCCGGGCCCTGGAGGCGTGACGGCGGCAGAGCGACCCGGCGGGGTCCTGGTCGTCACAGGTGTGCCGGGGCCGGCCGGACCGGCGTGACTCGATCGGCGTGATCGCGCGCGCCCTGCGCCATGTACGGCGGCGGCGGGTGCGCGGCGTCGCCGGGCAGGGCGATCCGGCCGTGCACCCACGTTCCGATCGGGTCCCGGTCGGGCGTCTGCCACCGGCGGTCGCGCCACATCGGCGGGATGCCCTCGCGGCCCCGTGCGCGACGGGGGCGGCCGGGCGGTGGCGGGCCTGCCGGTGGCGGGCCTGCCGGTGCCGATGCCGAGCGTGCGCCATGACGAGCGTCGCCCGCTGTCCCCGGCGGCGACGCTCATCGGGCCCGCACGGGCCCTGGAGGCGGTCCTCGCTCCGGGCCCCGGGCCGGGACGCCCACCGGGGTTGCCCCGGCCCGCGCCGGGTACCCGCCGGGCCATGAAGTGGCAGCAGGTCCAGGAGGGTCCGTCCGCGGTGTACGTGGTGGTGCTCGACCAGGGTGAGGACGCGGTCGCCGAGCTGACCGCCTTCGCTCGCGAGCGGTCCCTGGGGGCCTCCCAGGTGACCGCCGTGGGCGCCTTCTCCCAGGCGGTCGTCGGCTGGTTCGACCGGCAGGCCAAGGACTACCGGCACATCCCGGTGCGGGAGCAGTGCGAGGTGCTGTCCCTCATCGGGGACATCGCCGTCGCCGACGACGGACCCACCCCGCACCTGCACGCCGTACTGGGCCTGTCCGACGGTTCCACCCGCGGCGGCCACCTGCTGTCCGGCCGGGTCTGGCCGACGCTGGAGGTCGTCGTCCGGGACAGCCCGGCGGAGCTGGCCAAGATCCACCGTCCGGACATCGGCCTGGCCCTGATCGACCCCGGCTGAGCCCGGCGTCGCGGAGCGGTTTACCGGCCCGGGTGCGGGCTACGCGGCCCGCAGGCAGTCCCGTAC includes:
- a CDS encoding AfsR/SARP family transcriptional regulator codes for the protein MEAVTFGVLGAVTARRGSHALALKGPRHHAVLARLILARRRVVPVARLVEDLWDAPPPRAVGAVRTFVGDLRRALEPDRPPRAPARLLVTEGPGYALRAAPDTVDAWRFEAAVAEADRLPAAQAPERLRAALGEWRGPAYAGFGAADWARGERSRLTELRLRAVERRAELLVELGRAAEAVPDLDAHLTEHPWREESWRLLALALYRTGRQADALAVLRRARALLAGRLGIDPGPRLRRLEAGILAQDPDLDPPGEPADPAARLWARATEAYDRTVAAGSRARLESTVGLLRSLAVTGGGGLEAAREHRMTAVQAAEETGDAELTARVIGAYDVPANWTRSDDPALARRLVDAAERTLGALPEGPATEAARCRLLATVALESRGVRSPRGPRAAAEAEGIARRLDDPALLAFALNGVFMQSCTRAGLAPRRDTIGAELIALGARHGLVNYEVLGHLIRLQARSARADFTAADEHATTVDRLAERHERPLVAVFTAWYLALRRAATAGPSAGSHDSAEAAYRSAAARLDGAGMPGLERGLLHLALLGLRLAHGRPAEVDPGADWGPYRPWAEPFALLAEGRGTEARNALRALAEPPPDLLYEALCCAEAALALALDDRPALRRTHDRLLPASGELAGAGSGLLTFGPVDGWLGAIRRALEA
- a CDS encoding PPC domain-containing DNA-binding protein → MRDGGGRAVAGLPVAGLPVPMPSVRHDERRPLSPAATLIGPARALEAVLAPGPGPGRPPGLPRPAPGTRRAMKWQQVQEGPSAVYVVVLDQGEDAVAELTAFARERSLGASQVTAVGAFSQAVVGWFDRQAKDYRHIPVREQCEVLSLIGDIAVADDGPTPHLHAVLGLSDGSTRGGHLLSGRVWPTLEVVVRDSPAELAKIHRPDIGLALIDPG